A window of the Garra rufa chromosome 10, GarRuf1.0, whole genome shotgun sequence genome harbors these coding sequences:
- the otol1a gene encoding otolin-1-A, producing MHFFPLKIYKSSLSATIWCPLCAATCTMPNIVHPVILLMALLVVTAGNQASLPKTTQWPRLKPTKKPPPRDEGGPPQPPGRLGSHPSTTTVSPTASGITEEVTDSMMDAYSTPPTDSTTYSSDAYSADYHTEAMAPPGVGPGNYTLDYNECFFNFCECCPPERGPPGPVGEKGLPGIPGEKGEMGPLGPPGQDGLTGAPGPHGGKGEKGDPGVSGLPGIPGVTGKQGEKGEMGLKGDKGDPGLTGLKGDPGDRGEPGWNGTKGEVGEPGMQGPAGPPGPDGIKGEKGDKGDCPFGEKGQKGTMGEPGPQGPKGDMGVPGLNGTDGLLGAKGPKGDPGPPGKQGEPGPPGTNGPPGQRGMPGMKGTRGLKGARGIRGFKGFKGEPAVQKRSAFSVGLFPSRSFPPPGLPIKFDKVIYNEEGHWDPHASKFNCTHGGVYVFSYYITVRNRPLRAALVVNGVRKLRTRDSLYGQDIDQASNMAVLRLSSGDQVWLETLRDWNGVYSSSEDDSTFSGFLLYADATKDI from the exons ATGCATTTTTTTCCTTTGAAAATTTACAAATCTAGTTTATCAGCTACCATTTGGTGTCCACTGTGTGCAGCTACTTGTACAATGCCCAATATTGTCCACCCGGTCATTCTGCTGATGGCCTTGCTGGTGGTAACAGCAGGGAATCAAGCATCACTACCCAAGACCACACAGTGGCCACGACTGAAACCCACTAAGAAGCCTCCGCCTCGAGATGAAGGGGGTCCTCCACAGCCACCCGGCCGCTTGGGGTCTCATCCGAGCACCACCACTGTGAGCCCCACCGCCAGTGGCATCACAGAGGAAGTCACAGACTCCATGATGGACGCTTACTCTACTCCCCCCACCGATAGCACCACCTACTCCAGTGATGCTTATTCTGCTGATTACCACACGGAGGCCATGGCTCCTCCTGGGGTGGGCCCTGGGAACTATACGTTGGACTACAATGAGTGTTTTTTCAACTTTTGTGAGTGTTGTCCACCAGAGAGAGGTCCTCCAGGACCGGTGGGAGAAAAGGGATTGCCGG GTATTCCAGGGGAAAAGGGTGAGATGGGACCTCTTGGACCTCCAGGTCAGGATGGACTCACTGGTGCTCCAGGACCTCATGGAGGAAAAG GAGAGAAAGGTGATCCTGGAGTGAGTGGGCTACCTGGGATTCCTGGTGTTACTGGGAAACAAGGAGAGAAAG GTGAAATGGGCCTCAAAGGAGACAAAGGAGATCCAGGTTTAACCGGGCTGAAAGGAGACCCAGGGGACAGGGGAGAGCCCGGCTGGAACGGAACAAAGGGAGAGGTGGGCGAGCCTGGCATGCAAGGACCAGCTGGCCCCCCCGGACCAGATGGCATCAAGGGAGAGAAGGGGGACAAAGGAGACTGTCCATTTGGAGAGAAAGGACAGAAAGGCACTATGGGGGAACCAGGGCCTCAAGGACCAAAAGGAGACATGGGTGTGCCAGGTCTGAACGGCACAGATGGGCTTCTTGGGGCTAAGGGGCCGAAGGGAGACCCAGGACCTCCAGGTAAGCAGGGAGAGCCAGGTCCTCCAGGAACCAATGGACCACCAGGGCAGAGGGGGATGCCAGGGATGAAAGGCACACGAGGCCTGAAGGGAGCAAGAGGTATTCGGGGATTCAAGGGCTTTAAAGGTGAACCTGCCGTTCAGAAGCGCTCAGCCTTCAGCGTTGGTCTCTTTCCAAGCCGATCGTTCCCGCCTCCTGGCCTGCCGATCAAGTTTGATAAAGTCATTTACAACGAGGAGGGTCACTGGGACCCCCACGCCAGTAAATTCAACTGCACTCATGGAGGAGTTTACGTCTTTTCCTACTACATAACAGTGCGTAATCGCCCTCTACGCGCAGCCCTCGTGGTGAACGGCGTTCGGAAACTGCGAACTCGCGACTCCCTTTACGGCCAGGACATTGACCAGGCCTCTAACATGGCAGTGCTCCGTCTATCATCTGGAGACCAGGTATGGCTGGAGACTCTGCGGGACTGGAACGGTGTTTATTCCAGCAGTGAGGACGACAGCACGTTTTCTGGATTCCTGCTCTATGCTGATGCCACCAAGGACATCTGA
- the ppm1la gene encoding protein phosphatase 1L yields the protein MVEKFSATHDEAGTTCLIALLSDRELTVANVGDSRGVLCDKDGNAVALSHDHKPYQLKERKRIKRAGGFISFNGSWRVQGILAMSRSLGDYPLKNLNVVIPDPDILTFDLDKLQPEFMILASDGLWDAFSNEEAVRFVRERLDEPHFGAKSIVLQSFYRGCPDNITVMVVKFKSSSGNKTGE from the exons ATGGTTGAGAAGTTCTCTGCCACCCATGATGAAGCAG GCACAACGTGTTTAATAGCCTTGTTGTCAGACCGTGAACTGACTGTGGCCAATGTCGGAGACTCTCGCGGCGTTCTCTGCGACAAGGACGGCAACGCAGTGGCCTTGTCACATGATCACAAGCCTTATCAGCTGAAAGAGCGCAAGAGGATCAAGAGAGCAG GTGGCTTCATCAGTTTCAACGGCTCTTGGCGTGTGCAAGGCATCCTCGCCATGTCGCGCTCACTCGGCGACTACCCTCTCAAGAACTTGAATGTGGTCATCCCAGACCCGGATATCCTGACCTTTGACCTGGACAAGCTGCAGCCGGAGTTCATGATCCTAGCCTCCGACGGCCTGTGGGACGCGTTCAGCAACGAGGAGGCAGTTCGCTTTGTGCGGGAACGCTTGGATGAGCCGCACTTTGGCGCCAAGAGCATCGTACTGCAGTCTTTCTACCGCGGCTGTCCTGACAACATCACCGTCATGGTGGTCAAGTTCAAAAGCAGCTCTGGGAACAAAACTGGAGAGTAG